From the Martelella mediterranea DSM 17316 genome, one window contains:
- a CDS encoding LysR substrate-binding domain-containing protein, giving the protein MPLRITFRQLEYFVAVCDCGSIAHAAQKINVSSPSISAAIAQLEAEFGLKLFVRRHAHGLSLSQTGELFLNAARETLEKANALNQLAADVAGTVRGNLRVGCLLTFAQIVLPRLRRSFVDLFPEVVFSQFERDQSELFNELRAARLDIALTYDLNIPADLNFVPLVELSPFALFSEGHPLADRPYVSPVDLARYPMVLLDLPMSTDYFLSIFSSLGIRPEIAERTRDMAVMRSLVANNFGYSVANIRPLSNLAPDGQKLRFVPLSGSVRPLNMGLLMSEGAANARTVSTFIEHAKNFIQNDDTFHFAAS; this is encoded by the coding sequence GTGCCACTTCGTATCACCTTCAGACAGCTGGAATATTTCGTCGCCGTTTGCGATTGCGGCTCGATTGCGCATGCCGCGCAGAAGATCAATGTTTCCTCGCCCTCCATCTCCGCGGCCATCGCCCAGCTTGAAGCGGAATTCGGCCTCAAACTGTTCGTCCGCCGCCATGCCCACGGCCTGTCGCTGTCGCAGACCGGCGAACTGTTCCTCAACGCCGCGCGCGAGACGCTGGAAAAGGCCAATGCGCTCAACCAGCTGGCGGCCGATGTGGCGGGAACGGTGCGCGGCAACCTCAGGGTTGGCTGCCTCCTGACCTTTGCCCAGATCGTGCTGCCGCGCCTGCGCCGCAGCTTTGTCGATCTGTTCCCAGAGGTCGTCTTCAGCCAGTTCGAGCGGGACCAGTCCGAGCTTTTCAACGAATTGCGCGCCGCAAGGCTGGATATCGCGCTCACCTACGATCTCAACATTCCGGCGGATCTCAACTTCGTGCCTCTCGTCGAACTCTCGCCTTTCGCGCTGTTCAGCGAGGGCCACCCCCTGGCCGATCGCCCCTATGTCTCGCCAGTGGACCTTGCGCGCTATCCGATGGTCCTGCTCGATCTGCCGATGAGCACTGATTATTTCCTATCGATCTTCTCGTCGCTGGGCATCCGTCCGGAGATCGCGGAGCGGACCCGGGATATGGCGGTGATGCGCTCGCTGGTGGCCAACAATTTCGGATATTCGGTCGCCAATATCCGCCCCTTGTCCAATCTCGCCCCCGACGGCCAGAAGCTTCGTTTCGTGCCGCTGTCGGGATCGGTGCGGCCGCTCAATATGGGCCTGCTGATGTCCGAGGGGGCGGCGAACGCCCGCACCGTCTCGACCTTCATCGAACACGCGAAGAATTTCATCCAGAACGACGACACTTTCCATTTCGCCGCCAGCTAG
- a CDS encoding RidA family protein gives MAHTRIRKFNTKDTYPEQKLDNDLCQAVVARGRTVFLRGQCPQDLDTAENIASHDPVEQTHKVMQNIRQLIEEAGGSMEHLCKVVVYLTDVRHREAVYRTMGEYIKDVHPVSTGVVVTCLARPEWLVEIDGTAVIPD, from the coding sequence ATGGCACATACGCGTATCCGCAAGTTCAACACCAAGGACACCTATCCAGAGCAGAAGCTCGACAACGACCTGTGCCAGGCCGTGGTTGCGCGCGGAAGGACCGTGTTTCTGCGCGGCCAGTGCCCCCAGGACCTCGACACCGCCGAAAACATCGCAAGCCATGATCCGGTCGAGCAGACCCACAAGGTCATGCAGAATATAAGGCAGCTGATCGAGGAGGCCGGCGGCTCGATGGAGCATCTGTGCAAGGTCGTCGTCTATCTGACCGATGTGCGCCACCGTGAGGCCGTCTACCGCACGATGGGCGAATATATCAAGGACGTTCATCCGGTCTCGACCGGCGTGGTCGTGACCTGCCTCGCGCGGCCGGAATGGCTCGTCGAAATCGACGGCACCGCCGTCATTCCCGACTGA
- a CDS encoding DUF1028 domain-containing protein, which yields MTFSIIARCRNTGQFGVAIASSSPAVAARCMFAEAGVGAVSTQNVTNPALGPLMLGEMRKGASAEEAVAAARDADGFPAYRQLLAIDGKGQSAIHSGPKALGIWTSASGTDCAAGGNLLANDQVPASMVSAFETAAGTLADRLVVAMQAGLAVGGEAGPVHSAGLLVVDRQSWPYIELRIDWLDADCPIAALARAFEIYKPQADDYITRALNPEAAPSYGVPGDE from the coding sequence ATGACCTTTTCAATCATCGCCCGTTGTCGCAACACCGGACAGTTCGGCGTTGCCATCGCCTCGTCCTCTCCGGCGGTTGCCGCGCGCTGCATGTTCGCCGAGGCCGGCGTCGGCGCCGTCTCGACGCAGAATGTCACCAACCCGGCGCTCGGCCCGCTCATGCTTGGCGAAATGAGGAAAGGCGCCAGCGCGGAAGAGGCCGTTGCCGCCGCCCGTGATGCCGATGGCTTTCCGGCCTACCGGCAGCTTCTGGCGATCGACGGAAAGGGTCAAAGCGCGATCCATTCGGGCCCCAAGGCGCTCGGGATCTGGACCAGCGCATCCGGAACCGATTGCGCGGCCGGCGGCAATCTTCTGGCCAATGACCAGGTGCCAGCTTCCATGGTTTCCGCCTTTGAAACGGCCGCCGGCACGCTCGCCGACCGGCTGGTCGTCGCGATGCAGGCGGGTCTTGCCGTGGGTGGCGAGGCCGGGCCCGTCCATTCCGCCGGCCTCCTGGTCGTCGACCGGCAGAGCTGGCCCTATATCGAGCTGCGCATCGACTGGCTGGACGCGGACTGCCCGATCGCGGCCCTGGCCCGCGCCTTCGAGATCTACAAGCCCCAGGCGGACGACTATATCACGCGCGCCCTGAACCCCGAGGCCGCGCCCTCCTACGGCGTGCCGGGCGACGAATGA
- a CDS encoding response regulator transcription factor yields MLDETIDTERIYALWDELSDFEASRMPEARVHLLSVVSGMIDARQADWIGAVRLADNMHRDPLFGWRPRSLSALYPDAETARTIQEAFALMEKGEPDITTIRNAALAGQFRVFMLDELATPEWFESYSYKTFYRGLDRLDSIWVGIPINADAEIQIGFHRALSQSRFSERDRKIVAHALRGIRWFYRLQMLSEGIGVASEALTPMESKVLHDLLQGLSERQIADHNGQSPHTVHDHVKRIYRKYGVSSRASLMALWLGQPIPP; encoded by the coding sequence ATGCTGGACGAAACGATCGATACCGAACGGATTTATGCGCTGTGGGACGAGCTTTCGGACTTCGAGGCATCACGCATGCCGGAGGCGCGCGTGCACCTGCTCTCGGTCGTCAGTGGAATGATCGACGCACGCCAGGCGGACTGGATCGGCGCCGTGCGACTTGCCGACAACATGCATCGCGACCCGCTTTTCGGCTGGCGGCCGCGCAGCCTGTCGGCACTTTATCCAGACGCAGAAACCGCAAGGACCATCCAGGAAGCCTTTGCCCTGATGGAGAAGGGCGAACCCGATATTACCACGATCCGCAATGCCGCGCTTGCCGGACAGTTCCGGGTGTTCATGCTGGATGAGCTTGCGACGCCCGAGTGGTTTGAAAGCTATTCCTACAAGACCTTCTATCGCGGTCTGGACCGGCTGGATTCGATCTGGGTAGGCATTCCCATCAATGCCGACGCCGAAATCCAGATCGGCTTTCACCGCGCGCTCTCGCAGTCGCGATTTTCGGAGCGCGATCGCAAAATTGTGGCGCACGCCTTGCGCGGCATCCGCTGGTTCTATCGTCTGCAGATGCTGTCGGAAGGGATCGGGGTCGCATCCGAAGCCTTGACGCCGATGGAGAGCAAGGTGCTTCACGACCTGCTGCAAGGGCTGTCGGAGCGACAGATTGCCGATCACAACGGCCAAAGCCCGCACACCGTCCACGATCACGTCAAGCGGATCTACCGCAAATACGGCGTTTCCAGTCGCGCGTCATTGATGGCGCTGTGGCTGGGCCAGCCCATACCCCCCTGA
- the argE gene encoding acetylornithine deacetylase has translation MPDRIKPLLETLVAFPTIAGTPNIDLIAWVKDLLDAAGFAVTIIPSRDGTKAGLLARFGDGDGGTLFSAHTDVVPVDGQNWREAPFRLAEREGRYVGRGTTDMKGFIACVLALAETLRETPPPRPVLICLSWDEELGCRGIPEMIDSVVPVLGRPDLCIVGEPTLMRPVLGHKGKASYRAEFAGTPGHSAMAPYFTNALHGAAEFILALRSLQDALAKEGARDDAFDPPFSTVHAGIARGGVALNIVPDHAEVLFEIRHLASETPDAILSRLVVPEGARITRTGQYPGLSALADDPIVARFSSALPDPTPATVAFGTEAGYFAERGIPTVVCGPGTMKDGHQPDESIAIDQLARYHALIRDWVFR, from the coding sequence ATGCCGGACAGAATAAAGCCGCTGCTCGAAACGCTCGTCGCCTTCCCGACGATTGCCGGCACGCCCAATATCGACCTCATCGCCTGGGTGAAAGACCTGCTCGACGCTGCGGGGTTTGCCGTGACCATCATTCCCTCGCGGGACGGCACGAAAGCCGGCCTGCTCGCCCGGTTCGGCGATGGCGATGGCGGAACGCTGTTTTCCGCCCATACCGATGTGGTTCCGGTTGACGGGCAGAACTGGAGGGAAGCGCCGTTCCGGCTTGCGGAGCGGGAGGGGCGCTATGTCGGTCGCGGGACGACCGACATGAAGGGCTTCATCGCCTGCGTGCTGGCGCTGGCCGAAACATTGCGGGAAACGCCGCCGCCAAGACCCGTTCTGATCTGCCTCAGTTGGGATGAGGAGCTGGGTTGTCGCGGCATTCCGGAAATGATCGACAGTGTTGTGCCGGTGCTGGGCCGGCCGGATCTCTGCATTGTCGGCGAGCCGACGCTGATGCGCCCCGTGCTGGGACACAAGGGCAAGGCCAGCTACCGCGCCGAATTCGCCGGCACGCCGGGCCATTCCGCGATGGCGCCCTATTTCACCAATGCGCTCCATGGGGCAGCCGAATTCATTCTCGCGCTGAGAAGCCTTCAGGACGCGCTGGCCAAGGAGGGCGCGCGCGACGACGCCTTCGACCCGCCTTTTTCCACCGTCCATGCCGGTATCGCGCGCGGCGGCGTGGCGCTCAACATCGTGCCGGACCATGCCGAGGTTCTGTTCGAAATCCGCCATCTGGCGAGCGAAACCCCGGATGCCATCCTGTCCCGCCTCGTTGTTCCCGAAGGCGCGCGGATCACCCGCACGGGCCAGTATCCCGGTCTCTCGGCCCTGGCGGACGATCCCATAGTGGCGCGGTTTTCCAGCGCCCTGCCCGATCCGACGCCGGCGACCGTCGCGTTCGGGACCGAGGCCGGATACTTTGCCGAACGCGGCATCCCGACCGTCGTCTGCGGGCCGGGCACGATGAAGGACGGGCACCAGCCGGATGAATCAATCGCCATCGATCAGCTCGCGCGCTACCATGCCCTGATCCGCGACTGGGTGTTCCGCTGA
- a CDS encoding aromatic ring-hydroxylating oxygenase subunit alpha, translating to MTKHVDAVSELAENVATPFERAQAMPVSAYTSEDFLALEQSEIFSRSWLCAGRADALKKPGDYMTIEIAGEPIIVLRDREGELRALSNVCRHRMSVLLEGRGNVRTITCPYHAWTYSLDGSLRGAPAMEKNDSFCKNDVSLPAIRSEEWLGWIMVTLDPDLPSVTETLADVDTLVGYLNMGDYVQTFSEEHRWNTNWKILAENFMESYHLPMCHAGTIGGASKLQDMVCPEGFPGFNYHHILKDDSVPLALAHPSNTALQGDQRRRTWLLAIYPSLMITLTPGYFWYLSLLPDGPGGVKILYGGGLSPEYMNDPKAEEHFAALKGLLDHVNEEDRGCTERVWKGLQSKFAKPGALSHLERPNYEFATWISNKVSAK from the coding sequence ATGACAAAGCATGTAGACGCGGTAAGCGAGCTTGCCGAGAATGTGGCGACCCCGTTCGAGCGCGCCCAGGCCATGCCGGTTTCGGCCTATACCAGCGAGGATTTTCTAGCACTCGAACAGTCCGAGATCTTCTCCAGGAGCTGGCTTTGCGCCGGACGGGCCGATGCCTTGAAGAAGCCCGGCGACTACATGACGATCGAGATCGCGGGCGAGCCGATCATCGTCCTGCGCGACCGGGAAGGCGAATTGCGGGCGCTCTCGAATGTCTGCCGCCACCGCATGTCCGTGCTACTGGAAGGCCGCGGCAATGTCCGCACGATCACCTGTCCCTATCACGCCTGGACCTACTCGCTGGACGGCAGCCTGCGCGGCGCGCCGGCGATGGAGAAGAACGATAGCTTCTGCAAGAACGACGTCAGCCTGCCGGCGATCCGCAGCGAGGAGTGGCTGGGCTGGATCATGGTCACGCTCGATCCCGACCTGCCTTCCGTCACTGAAACCCTTGCCGACGTCGACACGCTGGTCGGCTATCTGAACATGGGCGATTATGTCCAGACGTTCAGCGAGGAGCATCGCTGGAACACCAATTGGAAAATCCTTGCCGAGAATTTCATGGAGAGCTATCACCTGCCGATGTGTCACGCCGGCACAATCGGCGGTGCGTCGAAGCTGCAGGACATGGTCTGTCCGGAAGGGTTCCCGGGCTTCAATTACCATCACATCCTCAAGGACGACTCCGTGCCGCTGGCGCTGGCGCATCCGTCCAACACGGCGCTTCAGGGCGACCAGCGCCGCCGCACCTGGCTGCTTGCGATCTACCCGTCGCTGATGATCACGCTGACGCCCGGCTACTTCTGGTATCTGTCGCTCTTGCCCGATGGTCCGGGCGGCGTGAAGATCCTCTATGGCGGCGGCCTGTCTCCGGAATACATGAACGACCCGAAGGCGGAGGAGCATTTCGCGGCGCTGAAGGGCCTGCTCGATCACGTCAACGAGGAAGATCGCGGCTGCACTGAGCGTGTCTGGAAAGGCCTTCAGAGCAAGTTCGCCAAACCGGGGGCGCTTTCCCACCTCGAGCGCCCCAACTACGAATTCGCCACCTGGATTTCGAACAAGGTGTCGGCGAAGTAG
- a CDS encoding ShlB/FhaC/HecB family hemolysin secretion/activation protein: MHRTALSEKPGFLAITRLQLLARLDNQKAVASSAETSRRTGPPARPASSWWGFLACGPLALGCLFAQTDTALAQTAERIEQTVAGQTTILERFTPPQRIGTVDIKVQDQRRRTPEKDAEAIRFTLKSLSIEGAATLPGTAFSDLWQGMTGKVITLADLYRIAAEIDARYLRAGYLAMTVVPVQDFSSGKITLRVYESYVETLEVNSSIPGIRERLAPYIDRIIAMRPIRIKEAERILLLMSDLGGLDIEGTLIRPETPKGGGTLRLDIGFDRASGAVGLDNLGTDEVGPLELSGNVTVNDMLGLFDSASLVGVTVPNMPQEMIFLQASQDIPIGYNGLSAGYDLSYITQKPGGDLKADDIDIESVIGTARLDYPFVRTIDQSLFGRLEVNLRNDRVDVMGARAAREQTRWAAMSLTYDRQKGDTAFLTTAEFGQGLGQETALPEVPEDYRFARVNFDLAHDLGADTAIRLRSAGQYSATPLPAAAQFSLGGDPYGWAFDGGTLSGASGAAAALELSHDFETGWSALPGLTWTTFADYGVVWNEEASADYARDALGSVGVGVSGMLAEKMSFQLIAAVPWYSPDNGEDEGLRLFFRLGLPL, translated from the coding sequence ATGCATCGAACGGCCCTATCAGAGAAACCCGGTTTCCTGGCGATAACGCGCCTGCAATTGCTCGCACGGCTCGATAATCAAAAGGCTGTAGCGAGCTCTGCGGAGACATCGCGCAGAACCGGACCTCCCGCGCGCCCTGCTTCCTCCTGGTGGGGATTTCTCGCCTGTGGACCGCTCGCCCTCGGATGCCTTTTCGCGCAGACCGACACGGCGCTGGCGCAAACCGCGGAGCGGATCGAACAGACGGTTGCCGGCCAGACAACCATTCTCGAACGGTTCACGCCGCCGCAGCGCATCGGCACGGTCGATATCAAGGTTCAGGATCAGCGGCGGCGCACCCCCGAAAAGGATGCAGAGGCGATCCGCTTCACGCTGAAATCCCTGTCGATCGAGGGCGCTGCGACGTTGCCCGGCACGGCGTTTTCCGACCTCTGGCAGGGGATGACGGGCAAGGTCATCACGCTTGCCGATCTCTATCGGATCGCCGCGGAGATCGACGCCCGGTATCTGAGGGCGGGCTATCTCGCCATGACCGTCGTGCCGGTTCAGGATTTTTCCTCCGGAAAGATCACGCTCCGCGTCTATGAAAGCTATGTCGAGACGCTGGAAGTGAACAGTTCCATTCCCGGCATCCGCGAACGGCTTGCGCCCTATATCGACCGGATCATCGCCATGCGGCCGATCCGGATCAAGGAGGCCGAGCGCATCCTGCTGCTGATGAGCGATCTCGGCGGGCTCGATATCGAGGGCACGCTGATACGACCGGAGACCCCGAAGGGCGGCGGAACATTGCGCCTCGACATCGGCTTCGACCGCGCCTCGGGTGCCGTCGGGCTCGACAATCTCGGGACCGATGAAGTCGGGCCGCTGGAGCTTTCCGGCAATGTCACCGTCAACGATATGCTCGGGCTTTTCGACAGCGCAAGCCTTGTCGGCGTGACCGTTCCCAACATGCCGCAGGAGATGATCTTCCTGCAGGCCTCTCAGGATATCCCGATCGGCTACAACGGCCTGTCCGCCGGATATGACCTTTCCTACATCACCCAGAAGCCCGGCGGCGACCTGAAGGCCGACGACATTGATATCGAGTCCGTGATCGGCACGGCGCGGCTCGACTATCCCTTTGTCCGCACCATTGACCAGAGCCTTTTCGGCAGGCTGGAGGTCAATCTGCGCAATGATCGCGTCGATGTGATGGGCGCGCGGGCGGCCCGCGAACAGACGCGTTGGGCGGCCATGTCGCTGACCTATGACCGGCAGAAGGGAGACACCGCCTTCCTCACAACGGCCGAATTCGGCCAGGGTCTGGGACAGGAAACCGCCCTGCCCGAGGTGCCGGAGGATTACCGGTTCGCGCGGGTGAATTTCGACCTCGCGCATGATCTTGGCGCCGACACCGCAATCCGGTTGCGCAGTGCCGGACAGTATTCCGCGACGCCGCTGCCTGCGGCCGCGCAATTCTCGCTCGGCGGCGATCCCTATGGCTGGGCGTTTGATGGCGGCACGCTTTCCGGCGCCAGCGGCGCGGCGGCCGCCCTTGAACTCAGCCATGATTTCGAGACCGGCTGGTCGGCGCTTCCGGGGCTGACCTGGACGACGTTCGCGGATTATGGCGTCGTCTGGAATGAAGAGGCGAGCGCCGACTATGCGCGCGATGCGCTCGGCTCCGTCGGCGTCGGCGTCAGCGGCATGCTCGCGGAAAAGATGAGCTTTCAGCTGATCGCGGCCGTGCCGTGGTACAGCCCCGACAATGGCGAGGATGAAGGGCTGAGGCTTTTCTTCAGGCTGGGGCTGCCGCTCTGA
- a CDS encoding flavin-containing monooxygenase — MALERFDTVVVGAGQAGIAASEHLSNNGTGHVVLERSRVAERWRTARWDSLVANGPAWHDRFPNLEFESADPDSFIHKDAVADYFVAYAEKINAPVRCGVEVLSVERKDHERGFLVKTDKGDFEALNVVVATGPFQQPAIPSIIPGTAAVNQLHSSDYRNPAQLPAGNVLVVGAGSSGVQIADELARSGRKVYLSVGPHDRPPRAYRGRDFVWWLGVLGKWNLQAQAPGTEHVTIAVSGARGGETIDFRRLAENGMTLVGRTESFENGVLSFAHDLADNIAGGDAYYLSLLDEADAYVARNGLDLPAEPEARVFGPTPDCIANPVSNLDLEEAGITTVIWATGFRSDYSWLKLDICDEHGRPVHQRGVSDEPGLYFLGLPWLSGRGSSFIWGVWHDAKYVADHILIQQKYRDYQAPSDGLRSAAE; from the coding sequence ATGGCTTTGGAAAGATTCGACACGGTCGTGGTCGGCGCCGGTCAGGCCGGGATCGCGGCGAGCGAGCATCTGAGCAACAACGGAACGGGGCATGTCGTGCTTGAGCGGAGCCGGGTTGCCGAACGCTGGCGAACGGCGCGCTGGGATTCGCTCGTTGCAAATGGTCCGGCTTGGCACGACCGTTTCCCGAACCTCGAATTCGAGAGCGCCGACCCCGACAGCTTCATCCACAAGGATGCCGTTGCCGACTATTTCGTCGCCTATGCCGAGAAGATCAATGCGCCTGTGCGGTGCGGCGTCGAGGTTCTTTCCGTCGAACGCAAGGACCACGAACGCGGCTTTCTGGTGAAGACCGACAAGGGCGACTTCGAAGCTTTGAACGTCGTCGTGGCGACAGGCCCGTTTCAGCAACCCGCCATTCCGTCGATCATCCCGGGCACGGCGGCGGTGAACCAGCTGCACTCGTCCGACTACCGCAATCCCGCGCAATTGCCGGCCGGCAACGTCCTGGTTGTCGGCGCCGGATCGTCCGGCGTCCAGATCGCCGATGAACTCGCCCGCAGCGGCCGCAAGGTCTACCTGTCCGTCGGCCCGCATGACCGGCCGCCGCGCGCCTATCGCGGCCGGGATTTCGTCTGGTGGCTCGGGGTTCTCGGCAAATGGAACCTGCAGGCGCAGGCGCCCGGCACGGAACATGTGACCATCGCGGTCAGCGGCGCGCGCGGCGGCGAGACCATCGATTTCCGCAGGCTGGCGGAAAACGGCATGACGCTGGTCGGACGCACCGAAAGTTTCGAGAACGGCGTCCTCAGCTTCGCCCATGACCTTGCCGATAACATCGCCGGCGGCGATGCCTACTACCTGTCGCTGCTCGACGAGGCCGACGCCTATGTGGCGCGCAATGGCCTGGATCTTCCGGCAGAACCGGAGGCGCGCGTCTTCGGCCCGACGCCCGACTGCATCGCCAATCCCGTTTCCAACCTCGACCTCGAAGAAGCCGGAATCACCACGGTCATCTGGGCCACCGGATTCCGCTCCGACTACAGCTGGCTGAAACTCGACATATGCGACGAGCACGGCCGACCCGTGCACCAGCGCGGCGTCTCCGACGAACCCGGCCTCTATTTCCTCGGCCTGCCCTGGCTGTCCGGGCGCGGATCGAGTTTCATCTGGGGCGTCTGGCACGATGCGAAATATGTTGCCGATCACATCCTGATCCAGCAGAAATACCGCGATTATCAAGCGCCGTCGGACGGCTTGCGGTCAGCGGCGGAATAG
- a CDS encoding serine hydrolase domain-containing protein, with product MSRFKASRRHFLTTVSLASASIALLSFPAFAEMLPPSRTSGVPVPPGQIDKAVAALDGIVEDIKALSGVPGIAVAVVRGGKTVYAKGFGMRDAKGDLPVTPDTVFQLASLSKSVGATAVARQVSRGVVSWDSRMQDLLPWFSLSDPAVSERLTIGDLYSHRSGLPDHAGDDLEDLGFDRRTILERLRLQPLSPFRTSYAYTNFGLTAAAEAVAEASGMAWSDLVQEAVFEPLGMNDTSARFDDFMARENRATPHARTADGFAALYQREPDAQSPAGGISSTIEDMAKWMTMVLADGGDLIRPEALQPAISPQSFSSRPHSPDERAGFYGYGFGVGTDPSGRVVLSHSGAFILGSATYFALIPSLDVGIIVLSNAAPVGAVEAIGASFTDMVQTGSVTRDWFSGYEALFAGLYTPLGETAGMPFPQAAAAPPLASYCIGRYSHPYFGTVEVREDETGSLVLLAGPKPEAFALLPWDGAMMVFDIETENAPAGSRSAATFSGGSDEAEALEIELFIMNGPAQFKRI from the coding sequence ATGTCACGGTTCAAAGCTTCGCGCCGCCATTTCCTGACCACGGTTTCGCTGGCGTCTGCCTCGATCGCCTTGCTCTCGTTTCCCGCCTTTGCCGAGATGTTGCCGCCATCGCGCACATCGGGCGTCCCGGTTCCGCCCGGTCAGATCGACAAGGCCGTGGCCGCCCTTGATGGCATCGTCGAAGACATCAAGGCCCTGAGCGGCGTGCCGGGCATTGCCGTCGCCGTGGTTCGCGGCGGAAAGACCGTTTATGCCAAGGGGTTCGGCATGCGCGACGCCAAGGGCGACCTGCCCGTAACGCCCGATACGGTGTTCCAGCTCGCCTCGCTCTCCAAGTCCGTTGGCGCGACGGCCGTCGCCCGTCAGGTCAGCCGCGGCGTGGTCTCCTGGGACAGCCGCATGCAGGACCTGCTGCCATGGTTCTCGCTCTCCGATCCAGCAGTGAGCGAACGGCTGACGATCGGCGACCTCTACAGCCATCGCTCCGGCCTGCCGGATCATGCCGGCGACGATCTTGAGGACCTCGGCTTCGACCGCCGAACCATTCTCGAACGGCTGCGGCTTCAGCCGCTCTCCCCCTTCCGCACCAGTTACGCCTATACGAATTTCGGCCTGACAGCGGCGGCTGAAGCGGTTGCCGAGGCCTCCGGCATGGCGTGGAGCGATCTTGTGCAGGAGGCTGTGTTCGAGCCGCTTGGCATGAACGACACCAGCGCGCGCTTTGACGATTTCATGGCGCGGGAGAACCGGGCGACGCCCCATGCCAGAACCGCAGACGGGTTTGCCGCGCTCTACCAGCGTGAGCCGGATGCCCAGTCGCCGGCGGGCGGCATCAGTTCGACGATCGAAGACATGGCCAAATGGATGACGATGGTGCTCGCCGATGGCGGCGACCTCATCCGGCCGGAAGCCCTGCAGCCGGCGATCAGCCCGCAGAGCTTTTCCAGCAGGCCGCACAGCCCGGATGAACGCGCTGGCTTTTATGGCTATGGCTTCGGCGTCGGCACAGATCCGAGCGGCCGGGTGGTGCTCAGCCATTCCGGCGCGTTCATTCTGGGATCTGCGACCTATTTCGCGCTGATCCCCTCGCTCGATGTGGGGATCATCGTCCTCTCCAACGCCGCCCCGGTGGGCGCGGTCGAAGCGATCGGCGCGAGCTTTACCGACATGGTTCAGACCGGCAGCGTGACCCGCGACTGGTTCTCGGGCTATGAGGCGCTGTTTGCCGGTCTATACACGCCGCTCGGCGAGACCGCCGGAATGCCGTTTCCGCAAGCGGCCGCTGCGCCGCCACTCGCAAGCTATTGCATCGGCCGCTACAGCCATCCCTATTTCGGGACCGTGGAGGTGCGCGAGGACGAGACCGGCAGCCTCGTCTTGCTTGCCGGGCCCAAACCGGAAGCGTTTGCGCTGTTGCCGTGGGACGGCGCGATGATGGTGTTCGATATCGAGACCGAAAACGCGCCCGCAGGCTCCCGCTCCGCTGCCACGTTTTCCGGCGGTTCGGACGAGGCCGAAGCGCTGGAGATCGAACTCTTCATCATGAACGGACCGGCGCAGTTCAAGCGAATATAG
- a CDS encoding 2-hydroxyacid dehydrogenase, producing MSVEIIVTDPVEPALMRQLEDTFAIRRLWEAEDRDAFLREHASHARGLVTRSMVGADAAMMDALPKLEIISVFGVGTDAVDLEAARKRGITVTNTPGVLTEDTADYGMALLLALARKIAEGDRFVRAGRWPGEAFPNSVRVNGKKLGIVGLGRIGSGVARRAEAFGMEIFYSGPTEKPDRPYGYIPDVTALAEMVDFLILTCPGGPDTKGLVDQAVLKSLGAQGMLVNIARASVVDEAALLDALRDNTIKAAALDVFADEPHVPEAFLKLDNVLLTPHIASKTAETRGDIGDLVYRNIKAHFAGSEVLSRVV from the coding sequence ATGAGCGTCGAAATCATTGTCACCGATCCGGTCGAGCCCGCCCTGATGCGGCAGCTTGAGGACACGTTCGCCATCCGCAGGCTGTGGGAGGCGGAGGATCGCGATGCATTTCTGCGCGAACACGCCAGCCACGCCCGCGGCCTCGTCACACGGTCGATGGTGGGGGCGGATGCCGCGATGATGGATGCACTGCCGAAACTTGAGATCATATCGGTTTTCGGCGTCGGCACGGATGCCGTCGATCTGGAAGCGGCCCGAAAGCGCGGCATCACCGTGACCAACACCCCCGGCGTGCTCACAGAGGACACCGCCGATTACGGCATGGCGCTACTGCTCGCCCTCGCCCGCAAGATTGCCGAGGGAGACCGGTTCGTGCGCGCCGGGCGCTGGCCGGGGGAAGCCTTTCCCAATTCCGTCCGGGTCAACGGCAAGAAGCTTGGCATCGTCGGCCTTGGCCGTATCGGCTCGGGGGTGGCGCGCCGCGCCGAGGCGTTCGGGATGGAAATATTCTATTCCGGGCCCACCGAGAAGCCTGACCGGCCCTACGGCTATATTCCCGATGTCACGGCGTTGGCGGAAATGGTCGATTTCCTGATTCTGACCTGCCCCGGCGGCCCAGACACAAAAGGACTTGTCGATCAGGCGGTGCTGAAATCGCTGGGAGCGCAAGGCATGCTCGTCAACATCGCGCGCGCTTCCGTCGTCGATGAAGCGGCGCTGCTTGACGCGCTGCGCGACAATACGATCAAGGCGGCCGCGCTCGATGTGTTCGCTGACGAACCTCATGTCCCGGAGGCCTTCCTCAAGCTGGACAATGTTCTGCTGACGCCGCATATCGCCAGCAAGACGGCTGAAACCAGAGGCGATATCGGCGACCTCGTCTACCGCAATATCAAAGCCCATTTTGCCGGAAGCGAGGTTTTGAGCCGGGTCGTTTGA